The DNA sequence CTTCACAAATGACAATACTCCAATCAGCCCCAATGGCAACAGGAAAAGTAGGTAGAACCCAAATGATCCCGCAAACGAGTCCTGGGACTGTGTGAGATTGGTGGGATTGGTGTGGATATACCGGATGTCCTCTCCGAGCTTGGCGATTTCCTCACGGCTGAAATTACCGGGAGCAGCAGAGCCTCCATTGACAGCCTCCCCTTCCGCCTTGATCGTGAAGGCTTGGCTCGATTGGGTTTCGTACTTCCCCGTGCTGGGATTGAAATATGAAAACGATACGGCCGGAATTTCATAGGAACCGGGGTAGTTGGGAATGATGAGATATTCGTAAGCACGATAGCCACTCATTCCAGACATATTCCGAGCAAACTTCTCTTTGATGTTCGGATCGTACACTTCCAGATCACGCGGTACATCCAACTTAGGCTCACGCAATTTCTTGAGGTTGCCCTTTCCAGAATACTTGACTTTGTAGGTAACAGGATTGCCGGTTTCGACCTCCTTGGTATCCACGCTTACATCCAAATCAAAATCTCCCACAAGCCCGGAGAAATTCGCAGGCTTACCCGAGGTGGGCAATTTCTCCACCGTCAGCGGAATGGTCTTGCTACCGAACTCGTAAGGATAGTTCTGGTAAGAGGGGAACATATCGTCGAAAATATTGCGGCGACGGCGACGATTCTGATCGGGAATTTGTACCACGCACTGCATAGGCAAGGCCGGTAGTTCCAATTTTCCCGCACGATTGGGGAACAAGATCATCTGGTTGACGACGGCTGTGCGGTATTGCTGACCATCCATGACTTCCACGTCGAAATCCACCGTTTGCTTGGTGAGATTTTCGGACCAAAACCCTTCATAGCTCGGTGGGTCCTGCAACTGGAAATTTCCGGCCTGAATACCGGTATGGATGTACAGTTTGTCCGTGAGGATAAGTTGTTCGCCTACATAGGCCTTCCGCTTGGAAATAGAGCGCTTGATGAAGATATATTCGGAAATCTGATCATCCAGCGAGGCAGATTGTCCTTGCCCATTTCCGCCTTGACCTGAAGCGGCAGCGGCAGTTACCTGAACCTGAAGCGGTTCGGTCTTGATGGGTCCATCACTGGTTTCGATGGTGGCAGATCCGATGGTATAGGTTCCGGCCTTGCGGGCCATGATGACATAGCCGTAGGACAAGGACTGGCTGACCTGACCGTTGACGATCTGTGTGCTTCGGGAGGTATTGGGACCTGAAAGCACCTGAAAACCCTCGAATTTGGGCGGGGTGAATTTACCACGGGCATTGGCATTCAGTTGGAAGGTCACTTCGAAAGGCCGTTCCACCTGAGGATTCTTGGTGCCGAGATACGCGGTGAAATTCTGCCCGAAAGCCCACACCTGCATGCAGATGAGGGCCGCTACTAGCACTAGGCGTTTTGGTATGTACTTCACTTGATCGTGGTCGATTCGATTATCTTATAAAAGATGGCCATCAATTCCTTAGCGGCGTGTAACAATTGGTTTCGCTGAATGTCCAGTTCTGGAACTGATTGGGTATCCACCAATCTCAACCAGTAATACGTGGACTGCGCCTCCAATCCGCACGCCTTGATCCTGCTGATGTATTCCGATTTGCTGGTCGATTCCTTCGCCGAAATGAATCTGGCACCAATGGCACCCGAAGCTCTGATGAGCTGCTTGAGATCCTCGACGTTGGATACTGTCATAGGGAGAGATTTTCCGAACTCCCGGACAGCGAGGGCAAATTGAAGGGAATGTTCTTCCAGCTGGTGTGTGCTCTGGCGGTTAGCGGACATGAGAGAAACCGTTTGAAGGAATAATGGGTCGGACCGACGATCAGTGTAGTAACAAGATATAAGAGAAAGTCGAACTTCCAACTGACAATTATTCCCAAGGTTTTCCTCACTACCACTTAAGTAGGTGGACAATAGTAAAGAGAGACTTTTGTCTGTCTACCAGTCCTTTTCCACTTTGACCTTCATGGCACGCGCCTTCTTCTTCTGGAGCTCCTCATTCAATTTTTCCTCCTCGTATTGCAAAGCTTCCAACATCTGCTCGATCTCCT is a window from the Pontibacter sp. G13 genome containing:
- a CDS encoding BatD family protein, which gives rise to MKYIPKRLVLVAALICMQVWAFGQNFTAYLGTKNPQVERPFEVTFQLNANARGKFTPPKFEGFQVLSGPNTSRSTQIVNGQVSQSLSYGYVIMARKAGTYTIGSATIETSDGPIKTEPLQVQVTAAAASGQGGNGQGQSASLDDQISEYIFIKRSISKRKAYVGEQLILTDKLYIHTGIQAGNFQLQDPPSYEGFWSENLTKQTVDFDVEVMDGQQYRTAVVNQMILFPNRAGKLELPALPMQCVVQIPDQNRRRRRNIFDDMFPSYQNYPYEFGSKTIPLTVEKLPTSGKPANFSGLVGDFDLDVSVDTKEVETGNPVTYKVKYSGKGNLKKLREPKLDVPRDLEVYDPNIKEKFARNMSGMSGYRAYEYLIIPNYPGSYEIPAVSFSYFNPSTGKYETQSSQAFTIKAEGEAVNGGSAAPGNFSREEIAKLGEDIRYIHTNPTNLTQSQDSFAGSFGFYLLFLLPLGLIGVLSFVKSKRMEAAADVAGTRSKKATKLAKKKLSTAKTHLDGGNEKAFYDEVSRALYGYVEDKLNVGTSEISLDNIKAQFAKRGVSEATISKLTGILETCEMALYAPSAAPKGMQGVYDDSISLIEQVEDELKSAATETTKA
- a CDS encoding four helix bundle protein — protein: MSANRQSTHQLEEHSLQFALAVREFGKSLPMTVSNVEDLKQLIRASGAIGARFISAKESTSKSEYISRIKACGLEAQSTYYWLRLVDTQSVPELDIQRNQLLHAAKELMAIFYKIIESTTIK